ATGATCACAAACAGGACCATAGCGGAAGCTGTACTTGGTCCAAAGGCAGAACGACCAAATGCAGTTTCATAAATGTGATACACAAGGGTATAACTTGCTTTACCTGGCCCACCTTGTGTCATGACGTATGCCTGATCAAATACTTGAAACGAACCAATAACGGACATAATGGCGACAAAAAAAGTTGTTGGTGATAGTAGTGGAAAAGTAATATGCAGAAATTTTTGGATGGATGTTGCTCCATCGATGTCTGCCGCTTCATAATAACTTCTAGAGATGCCTTGAAGCCCGGCCAAAAATATAACCATATTGGTCCCAAGACCCCACCAAATACTTAATCCTGCGATCGAGGGAAGGACTAGACTACGGTTTGTTAACCAGTTTGGTCCATCAATACCTATCATCGCTAAAAGCTGATTAATAAGTCCAATGTCACCATTTAATAACCACATCCAGATTACCCCAATGGAGACGGAGCTCGTAACAACAGGCATAAAGAAAAAGACTCGATAGACGGTTTTTCCTTTGACTTTGTTTAAGGCTAATGCAACTAACAGAGCTAGAGCAATACCAAGTGGGATCACTAATACAGAATAGTAAGCAGTGTTTACAAGAGCGGTGATAAAATTATCATCTCGGAACTGACCAATGTAGTTAGCTAAACCGACAAATTCACGCTCACCAAAGCCGTCCCACTTCATAAAACTTAG
The nucleotide sequence above comes from Alkalicoccobacillus plakortidis. Encoded proteins:
- a CDS encoding carbohydrate ABC transporter permease, with amino-acid sequence MNDSKRKWWGYFFIAPQLIGMLAFSILPLGFAFGLSFMKWDGFGEREFVGLANYIGQFRDDNFITALVNTAYYSVLVIPLGIALALLVALALNKVKGKTVYRVFFFMPVVTSSVSIGVIWMWLLNGDIGLINQLLAMIGIDGPNWLTNRSLVLPSIAGLSIWWGLGTNMVIFLAGLQGISRSYYEAADIDGATSIQKFLHITFPLLSPTTFFVAIMSVIGSFQVFDQAYVMTQGGPGKASYTLVYHIYETAFGRSAFGPSTASAMVLFVIILIFTLIQFSVSRRWVHYEDGGK